One stretch of Lacimicrobium alkaliphilum DNA includes these proteins:
- the yajC gene encoding preprotein translocase subunit YajC, with translation MSLFISNAYAQAAPAGNQGGGFEMLIMLGIFGLIFYFMLYRPQAKRAKEHKNLIASLSKGDEVLTQGGMVGKIAKVSDEKDFIELALNDSTNVVVQKSSVAAVLPKGTIKSI, from the coding sequence ATGAGTTTATTTATTTCTAACGCCTACGCTCAGGCGGCACCGGCAGGTAACCAGGGCGGCGGCTTCGAAATGCTGATTATGCTCGGGATCTTTGGTCTGATTTTTTACTTTATGCTGTATCGTCCGCAGGCCAAGCGTGCCAAAGAGCATAAAAACCTTATCGCATCGCTGAGCAAAGGCGATGAAGTGCTGACCCAGGGCGGCATGGTAGGTAAGATCGCCAAAGTCAGTGATGAAAAAGACTTTATCGAACTGGCTCTGAATGACAGCACCAATGTGGTGGTGCAGAAGTCTTCTGTGGCAGCAGTATTGCCTAAAGGCACCATTAAAAGTATCTGA
- the tgt gene encoding tRNA guanosine(34) transglycosylase Tgt: MKFEVLATDGKARRGRLEFERGTVETPAFMPVGTYGTVKGMTPEELENTGAEICLGNTFHLMLRPGTEIMKMHGDLHDFMHWQKPILTDSGGFQVFSLGDLRKISEEGVTFRSPINGEKIMLTPEKSMQVQRDLGADIVMIFDECTPYPATYEEARTSMELSLRWAGRSKSEHGDNPSALFGIVQGGMYEDLRQLSLEGLEKIGFDGYAIGGLSVGEPKEDMIRILDHTAHRIPADKPRYLMGVGKPEDIVEAVRRGIDMFDCVMPTRNARNGHLFVTGGVVKIRNARHKTDTAPLDEKCDCYTCKNYSRSYLHHLDKCNEILGARLNTIHNLRYYQRVMEGLRNAIAAGTLDDFVAQFYAAKEMDMPALGE; this comes from the coding sequence ATGAAATTTGAAGTATTAGCCACCGACGGTAAGGCCCGTCGCGGCCGACTTGAGTTTGAACGGGGCACAGTTGAAACCCCGGCCTTTATGCCAGTGGGCACCTACGGCACGGTCAAGGGCATGACGCCGGAAGAACTGGAAAATACCGGAGCAGAGATCTGCCTGGGGAACACCTTTCATCTGATGCTGCGTCCGGGCACCGAGATCATGAAGATGCACGGCGATCTGCATGATTTTATGCACTGGCAAAAGCCAATTCTCACCGACTCAGGTGGATTTCAGGTGTTCAGTTTAGGTGATCTGCGCAAAATCAGTGAAGAGGGCGTGACTTTCCGTTCACCCATCAATGGTGAGAAGATCATGCTGACGCCTGAAAAATCGATGCAGGTGCAGCGTGATTTGGGTGCCGATATCGTAATGATTTTCGATGAATGCACACCATATCCGGCCACTTATGAAGAAGCCCGCACCTCAATGGAGTTGTCATTGCGTTGGGCCGGACGCAGCAAATCTGAACACGGGGACAATCCGTCGGCACTCTTTGGTATCGTCCAGGGCGGCATGTACGAAGACCTGCGTCAGTTATCACTGGAAGGGCTGGAGAAAATTGGATTTGACGGATACGCTATCGGCGGCTTGTCGGTAGGAGAACCCAAAGAAGATATGATCCGTATTCTGGATCACACTGCGCACCGTATTCCTGCGGACAAGCCCAGATATCTGATGGGAGTGGGCAAGCCGGAGGATATTGTGGAGGCGGTCCGCCGCGGCATTGACATGTTTGATTGTGTGATGCCAACCCGCAATGCCAGAAACGGCCATCTGTTTGTGACGGGAGGCGTGGTTAAGATCCGCAATGCCAGACACAAGACAGATACCGCACCTTTAGATGAAAAATGTGATTGTTACACTTGTAAAAACTATTCACGGTCATATTTACACCACTTAGACAAGTGCAATGAGATACTTGGTGCGAGGCTGAATACTATCCACAACCTGCGTTACTATCAGCGTGTGATGGAGGGGCTGCGCAACGCTATAGCGGCTGGTACACTGGATGATTTTGTAGCACAGTTTTATGCCGCCAAAGAGATGGACATGCCCGCGCTGGGTGAATGA